A window of Leptotrichia wadei contains these coding sequences:
- a CDS encoding Rrf2 family transcriptional regulator: MQISSRFTIALHIFACVEVFKDEYKITSDFLAGSINTNPVIIRKILTQLKNAGLITVARGIGGIEVTKPLKEITFYDVYVAIEPLENNELFNFHKNPNPECPVGKNIHKLLDRKMETIQKAMEDEMKKYTLESLKNEIQEILGKED; encoded by the coding sequence ATGCAGATATCAAGTAGATTTACGATAGCACTACATATTTTTGCATGTGTAGAGGTATTTAAAGATGAGTACAAGATTACAAGTGATTTTCTTGCTGGAAGTATAAATACAAATCCTGTTATTATAAGAAAAATTTTAACACAATTGAAGAATGCAGGATTGATAACAGTTGCAAGAGGAATAGGAGGAATTGAAGTGACAAAACCTCTAAAGGAGATAACATTTTATGATGTATATGTGGCAATAGAACCATTGGAAAATAATGAATTGTTTAATTTTCATAAAAATCCGAATCCAGAATGTCCTGTGGGGAAAAATATTCATAAATTGCTTGACAGAAAGATGGAAACAATACAGAAGGCTATGGAAGATGAAATGAAAAAATATACACTGGAAAGCCTTAAAAATGAAATACAGGAAATTTTAGGGAAAGAAGATTAA
- a CDS encoding cupin domain-containing protein — MKNYSIGIADGARTEFHQTLGLTGAEVSFNSLPAGVSVPFVHSHKENEEIYIITEGKGTLTIDGEVVKIKKGNVIKISPNGKRQFAAADDEGISYVCVQVKENSLTSYTENDAIIY; from the coding sequence ATGAAAAATTATTCAATAGGAATTGCAGATGGAGCAAGAACAGAGTTTCATCAAACATTAGGATTAACAGGAGCGGAAGTAAGTTTTAACAGTTTACCTGCAGGTGTAAGCGTACCATTTGTTCATTCGCATAAAGAAAATGAGGAAATATACATAATTACAGAGGGTAAAGGTACTCTGACAATAGATGGTGAAGTTGTTAAAATAAAAAAAGGAAATGTAATTAAAATATCCCCTAATGGTAAAAGACAATTTGCAGCCGCAGATGATGAAGGTATCAGCTATGTATGTGTTCAAGTAAAAGAAAATTCATTAACTTCATATACTGAAAATGATGCCATTATATATTAA
- a CDS encoding winged helix-turn-helix transcriptional regulator produces MNARGDFMRKIYTECPVEYTASMIANKWKILILRDLLTGTKRYNELTKSIVGISAKVLTENLRQLESDGIVVRKVYPVVPPKVEYSLTKKGSELKPIFDLMNEYGNKYKKK; encoded by the coding sequence ATGAATGCAAGAGGTGATTTTATGAGAAAAATATATACAGAATGTCCAGTTGAATATACTGCTTCAATGATAGCTAATAAATGGAAAATACTAATATTGAGGGATTTATTAACTGGTACAAAAAGATATAATGAATTAACAAAATCTATAGTCGGAATCAGTGCAAAAGTTTTAACTGAAAATTTAAGACAACTTGAAAGTGATGGAATAGTTGTAAGAAAAGTATATCCAGTTGTTCCACCAAAAGTAGAATATTCTCTTACAAAGAAAGGTAGTGAACTAAAACCTATTTTTGATTTAATGAACGAATATGGAAATAAATATAAGAAAAAATAA
- a CDS encoding TMEM175 family protein, producing MNKERLAAFMDAVLAIIMTILILELKKPETATLKALWNLRVDFFAYTLSFFWLGTMWVNLHNEWHKIKYITPSIVWVNVVILFFSSFFPYVTSFVTSYYNSSVAQGFYGIIVLAVTFCNIISLYLIEKVNKHDKELQESLKIMIRWIKVDISIKIIGLIISCIFYPPAMMISVYITLFGIAFPEQYKAIKRRRD from the coding sequence ATGAATAAGGAAAGACTTGCAGCTTTTATGGATGCCGTACTTGCAATTATTATGACAATTCTCATATTAGAGCTAAAAAAGCCTGAAACAGCAACTTTAAAAGCCCTTTGGAATCTGAGAGTAGATTTTTTTGCATATACGCTTTCATTTTTCTGGCTTGGAACAATGTGGGTAAATCTGCATAATGAATGGCATAAAATAAAATATATTACACCGTCAATTGTCTGGGTAAATGTAGTAATACTTTTCTTTTCTTCATTTTTTCCATATGTAACTTCTTTTGTCACTTCATATTATAACAGTAGTGTAGCACAAGGATTTTATGGGATAATAGTTCTAGCTGTTACATTCTGCAATATAATTTCGTTGTATCTGATAGAAAAGGTGAATAAACATGATAAAGAATTGCAGGAATCATTAAAAATAATGATAAGATGGATAAAAGTTGATATAAGTATAAAAATAATTGGGTTAATAATATCGTGTATATTTTATCCGCCAGCAATGATGATAAGTGTTTATATTACTTTATTTGGAATTGCATTTCCGGAACAGTATAAGGCAATAAAAAGAAGAAGGGATTAA
- a CDS encoding carboxylesterase/lipase family protein translates to MKKMLLVALFLLQIGTGNLLFSETNENKNVVKKIENTVNQNTNTIATTESGKIQGFIQDEIYTYLGVPYARAERFMAPKKVEKWNGIKQTVTFGTYFSQGESMVSSGGWFAGPKLEMSENSHNLNIWTPGIKDGKKRPVMVWLHGGGFRSGSSAENYIFDGKNLSKKGDVVVVSVNHRLNSLGFLDLSAYGEKYKNSANAGIMDLVASLEWIRDNIEEFGGDPNNVTIFGESGGGAKVLTLMATPAAKGLFHKAISESGAVEKMGMTLLPEKATRRVAELTLENLGLNAKNVDEIQKIPYEKVMEATEKALAKTAEEQGYKNVLTGQPGLDWAPKLDSYIPVEPVGEKYSEQSREIPLLIGTNLTEWETMPFVLSNNKVENKNTFTNAEIKKKMQEKYGDRAEAIAKEFKKAYPERKAVDALYVDALLRKQTLKTTRLKADQNGAPVYSYIFAWDNPMIDGMAMSFHTAEIPFVFNNIDKVEGTLKGRGKDAYKLAGKISQAWINFARTGNPNVKGLPKWLPYNTKNGAVMIFDDKSEVKYKHDEELMKLLAPDYNF, encoded by the coding sequence ATGAAAAAAATGCTATTAGTAGCTTTATTTTTATTACAAATTGGAACTGGAAATTTATTATTTTCTGAAACAAATGAAAATAAAAATGTAGTTAAAAAAATTGAAAATACTGTAAATCAAAATACTAATACAATAGCTACAACAGAAAGTGGAAAAATACAAGGATTTATTCAAGATGAAATATATACTTACTTAGGTGTACCTTATGCAAGAGCCGAAAGATTTATGGCACCTAAAAAAGTAGAAAAATGGAATGGTATTAAACAAACTGTAACTTTTGGAACATATTTTTCACAAGGTGAGAGTATGGTTTCAAGTGGAGGTTGGTTTGCAGGACCTAAATTAGAGATGAGTGAAAATTCTCATAACTTAAATATATGGACTCCTGGTATAAAAGATGGAAAGAAAAGACCAGTAATGGTATGGTTACATGGTGGAGGTTTTAGAAGCGGTTCATCTGCTGAAAATTATATTTTTGATGGAAAAAATTTAAGTAAAAAAGGAGATGTAGTAGTAGTTTCTGTAAATCATAGATTAAATTCACTAGGTTTCTTAGATTTATCAGCTTATGGAGAAAAATATAAAAATTCTGCCAATGCTGGAATTATGGATTTAGTTGCTTCTCTTGAATGGATAAGAGATAACATAGAAGAATTTGGAGGAGATCCTAATAATGTAACTATATTTGGAGAGTCAGGAGGAGGAGCAAAAGTTTTAACTCTTATGGCTACACCAGCTGCAAAAGGTTTATTCCACAAAGCTATATCTGAAAGTGGAGCAGTAGAAAAAATGGGAATGACACTTTTACCAGAAAAAGCTACTAGAAGAGTTGCAGAATTAACTCTTGAAAATTTAGGATTAAATGCAAAAAATGTAGATGAAATTCAAAAAATACCTTATGAAAAAGTTATGGAAGCAACAGAAAAAGCCTTAGCAAAAACAGCTGAGGAACAAGGTTATAAAAATGTTTTAACTGGACAACCAGGACTTGATTGGGCACCTAAATTAGATAGCTATATTCCAGTAGAACCTGTAGGAGAAAAATATTCAGAACAATCAAGAGAGATTCCTTTATTAATAGGTACTAACTTAACAGAATGGGAAACAATGCCATTTGTATTATCAAATAATAAAGTTGAAAATAAAAATACTTTTACTAATGCAGAAATAAAAAAGAAAATGCAAGAAAAATATGGTGATAGAGCAGAAGCAATAGCGAAAGAATTTAAAAAGGCTTATCCAGAAAGAAAAGCAGTAGATGCACTTTATGTTGATGCTTTATTAAGAAAACAAACATTGAAAACAACAAGATTAAAAGCAGATCAAAATGGAGCACCAGTATATAGTTATATTTTTGCTTGGGATAATCCTATGATTGATGGTATGGCAATGTCTTTTCATACAGCAGAAATTCCATTTGTATTTAATAATATAGATAAAGTTGAAGGAACTTTAAAAGGTAGAGGAAAGGATGCCTATAAATTAGCAGGAAAAATTAGTCAAGCTTGGATAAATTTTGCAAGAACAGGAAATCCTAATGTGAAAGGTTTACCAAAATGGTTACCATATAATACTAAAAATGGAGCAGTTATGATTTTTGATGATAAGTCAGAAGTTAAATATAAACATGATGAGGAGTTAATGAAATTATTAGCACCTGACTATAATTTCTAA
- a CDS encoding cupin domain-containing carboxymuconolactone decarboxylase family protein — protein sequence MANSVNNLSITKKENLKYIKADPKYFSGEAEFAILPQIDISKDSVAIVDFEVGVVNNWHSHSKGQYLYITEGEGRVQEWGKEIQYVKKGDVVWIPADVKHWHGAGETTSMSHLVITPDTENNTTTWFEKVELNEKPTEERLKISIEKHKQNTSLTEKQLAIVSIAANTAKGDLNKLKVALNKGLDKGLTINEIREILNHQYAYIGFPRALNGMLTLNKVLEERKVNGKKDIEGKVPTNKGDINYYEYGTETLSILSQRDSSGLLQNFDGVDYALKAHLFGYLFSRDNLNYVNRELTTVSTISTISGGEAQLASHVNLITNLGIKKSDLEKVVNILNKEVDSDSSNRLKGVVEK from the coding sequence ATGGCAAATTCAGTAAATAATCTAAGTATTACTAAAAAAGAAAATTTAAAATATATCAAAGCAGATCCAAAATATTTTTCAGGAGAAGCAGAGTTTGCAATCTTACCACAAATTGATATATCTAAGGATAGTGTTGCAATAGTAGATTTTGAAGTTGGAGTAGTTAACAATTGGCATTCACATTCAAAAGGGCAATATTTATATATAACTGAGGGAGAAGGTAGAGTTCAAGAATGGGGTAAGGAAATTCAATATGTAAAGAAAGGTGATGTTGTATGGATACCAGCAGATGTAAAACATTGGCATGGAGCTGGGGAAACAACTTCAATGTCCCACTTAGTAATAACACCTGATACTGAAAATAATACAACTACTTGGTTTGAAAAAGTTGAATTAAATGAAAAACCAACAGAAGAAAGATTGAAAATTTCTATTGAGAAACATAAACAAAATACTTCTTTGACAGAAAAACAACTAGCTATTGTTTCAATAGCAGCTAATACGGCAAAAGGAGATTTAAATAAATTAAAAGTAGCTTTGAATAAGGGATTAGATAAAGGTTTAACTATTAATGAAATAAGAGAAATTTTAAATCATCAATATGCTTATATAGGTTTTCCAAGAGCACTAAATGGAATGCTTACTTTAAATAAAGTGTTAGAAGAAAGAAAAGTTAATGGTAAAAAAGATATTGAAGGGAAAGTTCCTACAAATAAGGGGGATATAAATTACTATGAATATGGAACAGAAACTTTAAGTATTTTATCTCAAAGAGATAGCAGTGGATTATTACAAAATTTTGATGGAGTTGACTATGCTTTAAAGGCACATTTATTTGGTTATTTATTTAGTAGAGATAATTTAAACTATGTAAATAGAGAATTAACAACAGTTTCAACCATTTCCACAATATCAGGTGGAGAGGCACAATTAGCTTCACATGTTAATTTAATAACTAATTTAGGAATTAAAAAAAGTGATTTAGAAAAAGTTGTAAATATTTTAAATAAAGAAGTTGATAGTGATTCATCTAATAGATTAAAAGGAGTTGTTGAAAAATGA
- a CDS encoding alpha/beta hydrolase, whose translation MKKNLILLMAIGILSATASFGFQKPVTIKEQGSFMAGGTVVTSPGEYKDSEPMNFDGETLHGDHAYVFYQKPVKAKKNSIVFLHGYGQSGKSWESTPDGRDGFQNIFLEKGYSTYIVDQPRRGRAGQSTVPRNLTARPDDQLWYNNFRIGQWPGIYDNVSVPRDNESREQFFRQMTPDTGDFDQKVISDAMVKVFEKSGNGVLVTHSAGGGPGWDTAIASDKVKGVIALEPGTFPFPKGKLPEVEKTTSPFPASGYEVSDAEFKKLTKIPIVVYFGDNIPTELTDNWGLDNWRIRVNLAKKWEKMMNEAGGDVKVVMLPDIGIKGSTHFMMADLNNREVANAMEKWMKEKGLAK comes from the coding sequence ATGAAAAAAAATTTAATATTATTAATGGCAATAGGGATATTATCAGCAACTGCAAGTTTTGGATTTCAGAAGCCTGTAACAATTAAAGAACAGGGAAGTTTTATGGCAGGAGGAACAGTTGTAACATCACCAGGAGAATATAAAGATTCCGAGCCTATGAATTTTGATGGGGAAACATTACATGGAGATCATGCCTATGTATTTTATCAAAAGCCAGTAAAAGCAAAAAAGAATAGTATTGTATTTTTACATGGGTATGGACAGTCAGGAAAAAGTTGGGAAAGTACACCAGATGGAAGAGATGGATTTCAAAATATATTTTTGGAAAAAGGATACAGTACATATATTGTTGACCAGCCTAGACGTGGTAGAGCTGGGCAGTCAACAGTTCCAAGAAATTTAACAGCAAGACCTGATGACCAACTTTGGTATAACAATTTTCGTATAGGGCAATGGCCAGGAATATATGATAATGTTTCTGTACCAAGAGATAATGAATCTCGTGAGCAATTTTTTAGACAAATGACTCCTGATACTGGAGATTTTGACCAAAAAGTTATAAGTGATGCGATGGTAAAAGTTTTTGAAAAATCAGGAAATGGAGTTTTAGTAACTCATTCTGCTGGTGGAGGACCTGGTTGGGACACTGCCATAGCTTCTGACAAAGTAAAAGGAGTAATTGCATTAGAACCTGGAACTTTCCCATTTCCAAAAGGAAAATTACCAGAAGTTGAAAAAACAACAAGTCCATTTCCAGCTAGTGGCTATGAAGTGTCTGATGCTGAATTTAAAAAATTAACTAAAATTCCAATAGTTGTATATTTTGGTGATAATATTCCAACTGAATTAACTGATAACTGGGGTTTAGATAATTGGAGAATAAGAGTAAATTTAGCTAAAAAATGGGAAAAAATGATGAATGAAGCAGGTGGAGATGTAAAAGTTGTAATGCTACCTGATATAGGAATAAAAGGAAGTACACACTTTATGATGGCAGATTTAAATAATAGAGAAGTAGCAAATGCCATGGAAAAATGGATGAAAGAAAAAGGATTAGCAAAATAA
- a CDS encoding TMEM175 family protein — protein sequence MNKERLAAFMDAVLAIIMTILILELKKPETATLKALWNLRVNFFAYTISFFWLGTMWINMHNEWHKIKYITPAVVWANVVLLFFSSFFPYVTSFVTSYYNSSVAQGFYGIIVLAVTFCNIISGHLIGKANRNDEKLQESLKIRMRWLSIDTIIKIIGLIISCTFYPPAMMTSVYITLLGIVLPAQYKAAKRRREK from the coding sequence ATGAATAAGGAAAGACTTGCAGCTTTTATGGATGCCGTACTTGCAATTATTATGACAATTCTCATATTAGAGCTAAAAAAGCCTGAAACAGCAACTTTAAAAGCCCTTTGGAATTTAAGAGTAAATTTTTTTGCATATACGATTTCATTTTTCTGGCTTGGAACAATGTGGATAAATATGCATAATGAATGGCATAAAATAAAATACATTACACCGGCAGTTGTCTGGGCAAACGTAGTTTTACTGTTTTTTTCTTCGTTTTTTCCTTATGTGACTTCTTTTGTCACTTCATATTACAACAGTAGTGTAGCACAAGGATTTTATGGGATAATAGTTCTGGCTGTTACATTTTGTAATATAATTTCTGGGCATTTGATAGGAAAAGCAAATAGAAACGATGAGAAACTACAGGAATCATTAAAAATAAGGATGAGATGGTTAAGTATTGATACAATTATAAAAATTATAGGGTTAATAATATCGTGCACCTTTTATCCGCCTGCAATGATGACAAGTGTTTATATTACTTTACTTGGAATTGTACTTCCCGCACAATATAAGGCGGCAAAAAGGAGAAGGGAAAAATAG
- a CDS encoding helix-turn-helix domain-containing protein, with protein MKFFQLIPSGQFGLENVAEEFGISGRTLQRNLSAENTSFNQLVKDIQKIMTFNYLEAEELSIDEIAYLVGYTEISSFYRAFKNWTGKTVSQYQKEK; from the coding sequence ATGAAATTTTTTCAGCTTATTCCTAGTGGACAGTTTGGCTTAGAAAATGTAGCAGAAGAGTTTGGGATAAGTGGAAGGACTCTTCAAAGAAATCTGTCGGCAGAAAATACCAGTTTTAATCAGCTGGTGAAAGATATTCAGAAAATAATGACTTTCAACTATTTGGAAGCAGAGGAACTTTCAATTGATGAAATAGCCTATCTGGTTGGATACACAGAGATTTCGTCCTTCTATCGAGCATTCAAAAATTGGACAGGGAAAACAGTTTCGCAGTATCAAAAAGAGAAGTAA
- a CDS encoding alpha/beta hydrolase — MLKKEYLNKDSTIKELLTYPSIKEFSKFILPLEHGYNPNSKLKDIAYLLPYHNNINTDTTLKSINYIIDRSEKGEEIFYKIYTDKEIKEDKSKANTGIFFFKGNKNAPFAIINAGGGFSYVGSIHEGFPYAIELNKRGYNAFVLQYRVEDGYRATQDLARAISYIIENKDLFEVDINNYSLWGSSAGARMVAAIGSRGLVSFGEKNYTKPNTIVMLYTGLASFTLNDPPTFMAVGDRDGIANPRVVENRFNEMKKAGLKVEFHKYKNVEHGFGLGIGTSAENWIDSAIKFWEKQSVKYEK, encoded by the coding sequence ATGTTAAAAAAAGAATACTTAAATAAAGATAGTACAATAAAAGAACTTTTAACTTATCCAAGTATAAAAGAGTTTTCAAAATTTATTTTACCTCTTGAACATGGTTACAATCCAAACTCAAAATTAAAAGATATAGCTTATTTATTACCATATCATAATAATATAAATACTGATACAACTTTAAAGAGTATTAATTATATAATTGATAGAAGTGAAAAGGGTGAAGAGATATTCTATAAAATTTATACCGATAAAGAAATAAAAGAAGATAAGAGCAAAGCAAATACAGGAATATTTTTCTTTAAAGGAAATAAAAATGCACCTTTTGCTATAATCAATGCGGGTGGAGGCTTTTCCTATGTTGGTTCTATACATGAGGGTTTTCCTTATGCAATAGAATTAAATAAAAGAGGTTATAATGCTTTTGTTTTACAATATAGAGTTGAAGATGGTTATAGGGCAACTCAGGACCTAGCAAGAGCAATATCATATATAATTGAAAATAAAGATTTATTTGAAGTTGATATAAATAATTACTCTTTATGGGGAAGTTCAGCAGGAGCTAGGATGGTTGCAGCAATTGGCTCAAGAGGTTTAGTTTCTTTTGGAGAAAAAAATTATACTAAACCCAATACAATAGTTATGCTTTACACAGGATTAGCTAGTTTTACACTAAATGATCCTCCTACATTTATGGCAGTTGGTGACAGAGATGGAATTGCTAATCCAAGAGTTGTTGAAAATAGATTTAATGAAATGAAAAAAGCAGGCTTAAAAGTAGAATTTCATAAATATAAAAATGTAGAGCATGGCTTTGGATTAGGCATTGGAACTTCAGCAGAAAATTGGATAGATAGTGCTATAAAATTTTGGGAAAAGCAAAGTGTAAAATATGAAAAGTGA
- a CDS encoding flavodoxin: MKNFVNRFCKVILNMAVLFGFVACGNNSSAVNNQNSRKNGNAKKGNGKVLVVYYSQTGTTEGVAKIIARETNADLVKLEVKNEYTSDDLNWTDKNSRVNREHDNPNSRNVELKNAVIPDFSSYDTVFIGYPIWWREASWVLDDFVKKNDFTGKTVIPFGTSMSTGDGTSGNRLKKLTKTGNWVDGQRFSSSYNESEVVDWVKSLKY; encoded by the coding sequence ATGAAAAATTTTGTAAATAGATTTTGTAAAGTAATTTTAAATATGGCGGTATTATTTGGATTTGTTGCATGTGGAAATAATTCTTCAGCAGTAAATAACCAAAATTCAAGAAAAAACGGAAATGCAAAAAAAGGGAACGGAAAAGTCTTAGTTGTATATTACTCGCAAACTGGAACAACTGAAGGAGTTGCTAAAATTATTGCGAGAGAAACGAATGCAGATTTGGTTAAATTGGAAGTAAAAAACGAGTATACAAGTGATGATTTGAATTGGACTGATAAAAATAGTAGAGTTAACAGAGAACATGATAACCCAAATAGTAGAAATGTAGAATTGAAAAATGCGGTTATTCCTGATTTTTCTTCATATGATACCGTATTTATCGGGTATCCGATTTGGTGGAGAGAGGCTTCCTGGGTTCTGGATGATTTTGTTAAGAAAAATGATTTTACTGGAAAAACTGTAATTCCGTTTGGTACATCAATGTCAACAGGAGATGGGACTAGCGGAAACAGATTGAAAAAATTGACAAAAACAGGAAACTGGGTTGATGGACAAAGATTTTCCAGCAGTTATAATGAATCTGAGGTTGTAGATTGGGTGAAAAGCTTAAAATACTGA
- a CDS encoding alpha/beta hydrolase yields MANYRNNPFTFVYDGAITKNEKGKVNVEKVSYKINGIDIAANVYKPANYTPNGKFPAIVVAHPNGGVKEQVAGLYAQKLAEQGYVTIAFDAAYQGASGGKPRYVDKPANRMEDIRAAADFITQYPGVDKNRLGLLGICGGGGYSIKVAQTDKRFKTVATVSMFNTGDVRRNGYNRTQMDTIQTRLKDASDARAQEAAGGEVRYTPAFADGMTKEEIAALPFELYRDGYEYYGVTHKHPNSQTNNTVSSLLDLMSFDVNTNVDLINQPLLMIAGDKADSLYMTEEVFKNATGTNNKELFLVKGATHIQTYWKPEFVKEISGKLTQFYNKNL; encoded by the coding sequence ATGGCAAATTATAGAAATAATCCTTTTACATTTGTATATGATGGAGCGATTACAAAAAATGAAAAAGGAAAGGTAAATGTAGAAAAAGTAAGTTATAAAATTAATGGAATTGATATTGCAGCTAATGTATACAAACCTGCAAATTATACTCCAAATGGTAAATTTCCAGCAATAGTAGTGGCACACCCAAATGGTGGAGTTAAAGAACAAGTTGCAGGGTTATATGCACAAAAATTAGCAGAACAAGGATATGTTACAATAGCTTTTGATGCTGCTTATCAAGGAGCAAGTGGAGGAAAACCTCGTTATGTAGATAAACCTGCAAATCGTATGGAAGATATAAGAGCTGCAGCTGATTTCATAACTCAATATCCTGGTGTAGATAAAAATAGATTAGGTTTATTAGGAATTTGTGGTGGAGGTGGCTACTCAATAAAAGTAGCACAAACAGATAAAAGATTTAAAACTGTAGCGACTGTAAGTATGTTTAATACAGGTGATGTTAGACGTAATGGATATAATCGTACACAAATGGATACTATACAAACTCGTTTAAAAGATGCTTCAGATGCAAGAGCACAAGAAGCAGCAGGTGGAGAAGTTAGATACACACCAGCTTTTGCAGATGGAATGACAAAAGAAGAAATAGCAGCATTACCTTTTGAATTGTATAGAGATGGTTATGAATATTATGGAGTAACTCATAAACACCCAAATTCTCAAACTAATAATACAGTTAGTAGCTTATTAGATTTAATGTCTTTTGATGTTAACACTAATGTAGATTTGATAAATCAACCATTATTAATGATAGCTGGAGATAAGGCTGATAGTTTGTATATGACAGAAGAAGTTTTTAAAAATGCAACTGGAACAAATAATAAAGAATTATTTTTAGTAAAAGGTGCAACTCATATTCAAACTTACTGGAAGCCTGAGTTTGTGAAAGAAATTAGTGGAAAATTGACACAGTTTTATAATAAAAATTTATAA
- a CDS encoding RNA-binding domain-containing protein, protein MKENRELELKLTITNTFLKTVSAFANYGSGRIIFGIDDNGKIVGIDDLDETCLSLENKINDNIVPKPNFSFIKNNRDKTITLVVKEGLDKPYLYKGKAYKRNDTSTVEVDRLELNRLTLEGMNRYFEELRSNDQELKFEVLKKELKEKLAIENFSIDLLKTLNLYDDKEGYNNAAALVADKNSFSGIDIARFGKDINEILDRNTFVNMSIFSQFHKTIEVFERYYKYEEIQGFERIEKELIPEKAFREVIANAIIHRTWDINSNIRISMFENRIEVVSPGGLPSGITEKEYLNGQISQLRNPILGNVFFRLKYIEMFGTGIRRINEIYRNYSTKPIYEINENSIKITLFTIFNKIFLSKDEKIVFEILKDGNILSNKEISEITGFKKDKNLKLLKSLVEKKYIVTIGNGRGTKYYKN, encoded by the coding sequence ATGAAAGAAAATAGAGAATTAGAATTAAAATTAACGATAACAAATACTTTTTTAAAAACAGTGAGTGCTTTTGCTAATTATGGTTCAGGTAGAATAATTTTTGGAATTGATGATAATGGAAAAATTGTAGGGATAGATGATTTGGATGAGACATGCTTAAGTCTTGAAAATAAAATAAATGATAATATTGTACCAAAACCTAATTTTAGTTTTATAAAAAATAATAGGGATAAAACTATAACACTTGTAGTTAAAGAGGGACTTGATAAACCGTATTTATACAAAGGAAAAGCCTATAAAAGAAATGATACATCAACTGTTGAAGTTGACAGATTAGAATTGAATAGACTTACTTTGGAAGGAATGAACAGATATTTTGAAGAATTACGATCAAATGATCAAGAGTTAAAATTTGAAGTATTGAAAAAAGAATTAAAGGAAAAACTTGCAATTGAAAATTTTTCTATTGATTTACTTAAAACATTGAATTTATATGATGATAAAGAAGGTTATAACAATGCTGCGGCACTTGTAGCAGATAAAAATTCATTTTCAGGAATAGATATTGCGAGATTTGGTAAGGATATAAATGAGATTCTTGATCGAAATACATTTGTCAATATGTCTATTTTTTCTCAATTTCATAAAACTATAGAAGTATTTGAAAGATACTATAAATATGAGGAAATTCAGGGTTTTGAAAGAATTGAAAAAGAATTAATACCAGAAAAAGCTTTTAGAGAAGTGATTGCAAATGCGATAATTCATAGAACTTGGGATATAAACTCAAATATAAGAATATCAATGTTTGAGAATAGAATTGAAGTTGTTTCTCCAGGAGGATTGCCTTCGGGAATAACTGAAAAAGAATATTTAAACGGACAAATTTCACAACTTAGAAATCCTATTTTGGGAAATGTTTTTTTTAGATTGAAGTATATTGAAATGTTTGGAACAGGAATAAGAAGAATAAATGAAATTTACAGAAATTATAGCACAAAACCTATTTATGAAATCAATGAAAACTCAATAAAAATCACACTTTTTACAATTTTTAATAAAATATTTTTGTCTAAAGATGAAAAAATTGTATTTGAAATATTAAAAGATGGAAATATTTTATCGAATAAAGAAATATCAGAAATAACAGGGTTTAAAAAGGACAAAAATTTGAAATTATTGAAATCTTTGGTTGAGAAAAAATATATTGTAACTATTGGAAATGGAAGAGGAACTAAGTATTATAAAAACTAA
- a CDS encoding carboxylesterase family protein, protein MVEGMAMSFHTAEIPFVFNDIDKIEGLIKVREKEAYKLAGKISQVWINFARTGNPNAEGLPKWEPYNRKNGTVMIFNDKSEIRHKHDEELMRLLAPGYNF, encoded by the coding sequence ATGGTTGAGGGTATGGCAATGTCTTTCCACACAGCAGAAATTCCATTTGTATTTAATGATATAGATAAGATTGAAGGACTTATAAAAGTTAGAGAAAAAGAAGCTTATAAATTAGCAGGAAAAATTAGTCAAGTTTGGATAAATTTTGCAAGAACAGGGAATCCTAATGCAGAAGGTTTACCAAAATGGGAACCATATAATCGTAAAAATGGGACAGTTATGATTTTTAACGATAAGTCAGAAATAAGACATAAACATGATGAAGAGTTAATGAGATTATTAGCACCTGGCTATAATTTCTAA